A genomic segment from Polyangium mundeleinium encodes:
- a CDS encoding thymidine phosphorylase — protein METLVELIAKKRDGGRLADDQIERLVRALGTGELADYQMSALCMAIFFRGMDDAETVALTRAMLHSGDVLDLSSVPGIKVDKHSTGGVGDKVSLCLAPLVAACGVPVPMVSGRGLGHTGGTLDKLEAIPGFNVSLDTDAFARIVRDVGACMIGQTGRIAPADKRIYALRDVTATVESIPLIVASILSKKLAEGIDALVLDVKVGRGAFMKTERDARALAEALVRVGKAAGKRVVALLTDMSTVLGRAVGNAIETREAIDVLKGGGPDDLVECTLALGAEMLVLGDAASSIENAREKLRDAITSGRGARVFERMIEAQGGDPGVVEDPLRLPRAPETVLVPSEADGFVAAIDPLEIGLAAVAMGAGRTRADQKVDHAVGIEILAPRGAGVRRGEPLARLHVLRAAAAEAVADRVQSAFRVSSAPEASPPLLLGRIA, from the coding sequence GTGGAGACCCTGGTTGAGCTCATCGCCAAGAAGCGTGACGGCGGCCGCCTCGCGGACGACCAGATCGAGCGCCTCGTCCGTGCCCTCGGGACGGGCGAGCTCGCCGATTACCAGATGAGCGCGCTCTGCATGGCCATCTTCTTCCGCGGCATGGACGACGCGGAGACCGTGGCCCTCACCCGCGCCATGCTTCACTCTGGCGACGTCCTCGACCTCTCCTCCGTCCCCGGCATCAAGGTCGACAAGCACTCCACGGGCGGCGTCGGTGACAAGGTCTCCTTGTGCCTCGCGCCCCTCGTCGCGGCCTGCGGCGTCCCCGTGCCCATGGTCAGCGGCCGCGGCCTCGGCCACACGGGCGGCACCCTCGACAAGCTCGAAGCCATCCCCGGCTTCAACGTCTCCCTCGACACCGACGCCTTCGCGCGCATCGTCCGCGACGTCGGCGCTTGCATGATCGGGCAGACCGGCCGCATCGCCCCCGCGGACAAACGCATCTATGCGCTGCGCGACGTCACGGCCACCGTCGAGTCCATCCCCCTCATCGTCGCCAGTATCCTCTCGAAAAAGCTCGCCGAGGGCATCGACGCGCTCGTGCTCGACGTGAAGGTTGGCCGCGGCGCGTTCATGAAGACCGAGCGCGACGCGCGCGCGCTCGCCGAGGCCCTCGTCCGTGTTGGCAAGGCGGCTGGCAAGCGTGTCGTCGCGCTCCTGACCGACATGAGCACCGTCCTCGGTCGCGCCGTCGGCAACGCCATCGAGACACGCGAGGCCATCGATGTCTTGAAGGGCGGCGGGCCGGACGATCTCGTCGAGTGCACGCTCGCGCTCGGCGCCGAGATGCTCGTCCTCGGCGACGCCGCATCCTCCATCGAAAACGCGCGCGAAAAACTCCGCGACGCGATCACGAGTGGCCGCGGCGCGCGTGTCTTCGAGCGCATGATCGAGGCGCAGGGCGGCGATCCCGGAGTCGTCGAGGATCCGCTCCGCTTGCCTCGTGCACCGGAGACCGTCCTCGTTCCTTCCGAGGCCGACGGCTTCGTCGCCGCGATCGATCCCCTCGAGATCGGCCTCGCCGCCGTCGCCATGGGCGCGGGCCGCACCCGCGCCGATCAGAAGGTCGATCATGCCGTCGGCATCGAGATCCTCGCGCCGCGCGGCGCCGGCGTGCGGCGCGGCGAGCCCCTCGCGCGCCTCCACGTGCTCCGCGCGGCTGCGGCCGAGGCCGTCGCGGATCGCGTCCAGAGCGCCTTCCGCGTCAGCTCCGCGCCCGAGGCCTCACCGCCTTTGCTGCTGGGCCGCATCGCTTGA
- a CDS encoding sensor histidine kinase, with amino-acid sequence MSRARDFTTLGYRRIVKLLVSLVIVPSVLLSAIGASLVVMGEARYNILIGILVLTFSSALVTGVILVWVFLRRERDLSELQADFVSKVSHELRTPLTSIRMFTETLVLRRGDKESEDRCIQALNKESARLQQLIDRLLDWGRMQSGRRVYELAEQDVVKVVEEAIAAFEPTREQRHVELSVQFEPDLPRVWCDHGAIVISIVNLLSNAYKYGGQPRQIELSVARKLGEVMITVRDNGKGIARREHKRIFEKFYRVDDLLARQQEGSGLGLAIVQHVMRAHRGRVIVDSEPGRGSAFTLVLPILAKVRVKEPMSSTGGTA; translated from the coding sequence ATGAGCAGGGCACGTGACTTCACGACGCTCGGCTACCGGCGCATCGTCAAGCTGCTGGTCTCGCTCGTCATCGTCCCGTCAGTCCTGCTGTCGGCGATCGGCGCGTCCCTCGTGGTGATGGGCGAGGCGCGGTACAACATCCTGATCGGGATCCTTGTGCTCACGTTCTCGAGCGCGCTCGTGACGGGGGTGATCCTGGTCTGGGTGTTCCTGCGGCGGGAGCGCGATCTCTCGGAACTACAAGCCGATTTCGTGTCGAAGGTGTCGCACGAGCTCCGGACGCCGCTGACGTCGATCCGGATGTTCACGGAGACGCTGGTGCTTCGGCGCGGGGACAAGGAGAGCGAGGATCGATGCATCCAGGCGCTCAACAAGGAGAGCGCGAGGCTGCAGCAGCTCATCGATCGGCTGCTCGACTGGGGCCGGATGCAGAGCGGGCGTCGGGTCTACGAACTCGCCGAGCAGGACGTGGTGAAGGTGGTGGAGGAGGCGATCGCAGCCTTCGAGCCGACGCGCGAGCAGCGGCACGTGGAGCTCTCGGTGCAGTTCGAGCCGGACCTGCCGCGCGTGTGGTGCGACCACGGGGCGATCGTGATCTCGATCGTGAACCTGCTGTCGAACGCCTACAAGTACGGGGGACAGCCTCGGCAGATCGAGCTGTCGGTGGCGCGGAAGCTCGGCGAGGTGATGATCACGGTGCGCGACAACGGCAAGGGGATCGCGCGGCGCGAGCACAAGCGCATCTTCGAGAAATTTTACCGGGTCGATGATCTTCTTGCACGGCAGCAAGAGGGATCGGGGCTCGGTCTTGCGATCGTGCAACACGTGATGCGCGCGCATCGTGGCCGCGTGATCGTGGACAGCGAGCCGGGTCGAGGCAGCGCGTTCACGCTGGTGCTGCCGATCCTGGCGAAGGTCCGGGTGAAGGAGCCGATGTCGAGCACGGGAGGGACGGCGTGA
- a CDS encoding MopE-related protein: MTFSSKLGWLAAAAGLALAAGSAGCTTQAFCFSDCDSGSATGTSTSTGTGGAGGEGGCLFGCGGTGGTAGEGGGGGCVPSDSGVEECNGKDDDCNGKVDDVSDWSTPEACGTCANNCYQVLLNTDPDTIGCTPSADPGNTAGTCTGQCAPDYYDLDPSSPGCEYYCVAGGADDSLCNNKDDDCDGLKDEDVNLCTSTTDCGKCGRTCVVLHGTPACESSAEPGQACNDSNTQCKIQSCEPGFWDLDGSYATGCEYQCNITNGGVEICGDSLDNDCDGKIDDADDLSGDAQLGVDCYGDPNGVCATPAHLGKTICQGNKIVCAGPNVLVENQNPELCNSLDDDCDGIIDESPTDAGKSCGISNIFPCAFGTQQCQNGTLVCIGNIDPKPEMCDGEDNDCDGQIDKTNGSPPADAVGACNVPLNPPAGATSPCKAGMKACVGGAIVCQNSVTPTPGAQDGCNIDTNCDGALTNQPDKQTDVNNCGACGNSCYTGAVHSTWACVSGACQFKGCEPGYYDLNNDQKCEYDCDFISAQETCNGLDDDCDGQIDESVIAPSPTQVCGVSPSAVKAECTTGVTVACVMGAWKCTFPAGVCTGQAPNYCNGTPELCDTLDNDCDGVQNENVANWNKPCNSDDALPPPGHGACRTPGTFVCDGTMAVKCSATPANCASLPGGCEEKCDGLDNDCDGIADEPYSNKGSNATYYVKPAVTKIGSQNKWIMQFEASRPNATAVVPGTGNGFWSSAPTGSTIDKTPACSVQNKIPWFNVTPREVEQVCAAAGGTVCTTADWQAAARWTPDACLWGYAPLSACKTAFVQNVKFCNLGFSYDFNPGEIGMQNGLLATGDEVNIKNCWVDWTGQTNAKLYDMTGNLREITKSATNTYPLLGGAFSTQAESGAQSDFTFYTVDQNFQFFDTGFRCCFASNPG; the protein is encoded by the coding sequence ATGACCTTCTCTTCCAAACTCGGATGGCTCGCAGCCGCGGCGGGGCTCGCCCTCGCCGCGGGTTCCGCGGGCTGCACCACCCAAGCGTTTTGCTTCAGCGATTGCGACAGCGGCTCCGCCACGGGCACCTCGACTTCCACCGGTACCGGCGGCGCCGGCGGTGAAGGTGGATGCCTCTTCGGCTGCGGCGGCACGGGCGGCACGGCCGGCGAGGGCGGCGGCGGTGGCTGCGTGCCGTCCGACAGCGGCGTCGAGGAGTGCAACGGCAAGGACGACGACTGCAATGGCAAGGTCGACGACGTGTCCGATTGGAGCACGCCGGAGGCCTGCGGCACCTGCGCCAACAATTGCTACCAGGTCCTGCTCAACACCGACCCCGACACCATCGGCTGCACCCCGAGCGCGGATCCCGGAAATACCGCCGGCACCTGCACCGGCCAGTGCGCGCCCGATTATTACGATCTCGATCCGTCGTCGCCGGGCTGCGAGTATTACTGCGTCGCCGGCGGCGCCGACGACTCGCTCTGCAACAACAAGGACGACGACTGCGACGGCCTCAAAGACGAGGACGTCAACCTCTGCACCAGCACGACCGATTGCGGCAAATGCGGGCGCACCTGCGTCGTCCTCCACGGCACCCCGGCCTGCGAAAGCAGCGCCGAGCCCGGGCAGGCGTGCAACGACAGCAACACGCAATGCAAGATCCAGTCGTGTGAGCCTGGATTCTGGGATCTCGACGGCTCCTACGCCACGGGCTGCGAGTACCAGTGCAACATCACGAACGGCGGCGTCGAGATCTGTGGCGACAGCCTCGACAACGATTGCGACGGCAAGATCGACGACGCGGACGACCTCTCGGGCGACGCCCAGCTCGGCGTCGATTGTTACGGTGATCCCAACGGGGTGTGCGCCACGCCCGCGCACCTCGGCAAGACCATTTGCCAGGGCAACAAGATCGTCTGCGCCGGGCCGAACGTCCTCGTCGAGAACCAGAACCCCGAGCTCTGCAACAGCCTCGACGACGATTGCGACGGCATCATCGACGAGAGCCCCACCGACGCCGGCAAGTCCTGCGGCATCAGCAACATCTTCCCCTGCGCCTTCGGCACCCAGCAATGCCAGAACGGCACGCTCGTCTGCATCGGCAACATCGATCCCAAGCCGGAGATGTGTGACGGCGAGGACAACGATTGCGACGGCCAGATCGACAAGACCAACGGCAGCCCGCCCGCGGACGCCGTCGGCGCTTGCAACGTGCCGCTGAACCCGCCCGCGGGAGCGACCTCGCCCTGCAAGGCCGGCATGAAGGCCTGCGTCGGCGGCGCCATCGTCTGCCAGAACTCCGTCACGCCGACGCCGGGCGCGCAGGACGGCTGCAACATCGACACGAACTGCGACGGCGCCCTGACGAACCAGCCCGACAAGCAGACCGACGTCAACAACTGCGGCGCTTGCGGCAATAGCTGCTACACGGGCGCGGTCCACTCCACCTGGGCCTGCGTCTCGGGCGCTTGCCAATTCAAGGGCTGCGAGCCGGGTTATTACGACCTCAACAACGATCAGAAGTGCGAGTACGACTGCGACTTCATCTCGGCGCAGGAGACTTGCAACGGCCTCGACGACGATTGCGACGGCCAGATCGACGAGAGCGTCATCGCCCCCTCGCCCACCCAGGTCTGCGGCGTCAGCCCCTCCGCCGTCAAGGCCGAGTGCACCACCGGCGTCACCGTCGCTTGCGTGATGGGCGCCTGGAAATGCACCTTCCCCGCCGGCGTCTGCACCGGGCAAGCGCCGAACTACTGCAACGGCACCCCCGAGCTCTGCGACACCCTCGACAACGATTGCGACGGTGTCCAGAACGAGAACGTCGCCAACTGGAACAAGCCCTGCAACTCCGACGACGCGCTGCCCCCGCCCGGACACGGCGCCTGCCGCACACCAGGCACCTTCGTCTGTGACGGCACCATGGCCGTCAAGTGCAGCGCCACCCCGGCGAACTGCGCCAGCTTGCCCGGCGGTTGCGAGGAGAAATGCGACGGCCTGGACAACGATTGCGACGGAATCGCCGACGAGCCCTATAGCAACAAGGGCAGCAACGCCACCTATTACGTCAAGCCTGCCGTCACCAAGATCGGCTCGCAAAACAAGTGGATCATGCAGTTCGAGGCCAGCCGCCCCAATGCCACCGCCGTCGTCCCCGGCACCGGCAATGGCTTCTGGAGCAGCGCGCCCACGGGGTCGACGATCGACAAGACCCCGGCTTGCTCGGTGCAAAACAAGATCCCCTGGTTCAACGTCACCCCGCGTGAGGTCGAGCAGGTCTGCGCCGCCGCCGGCGGCACCGTCTGCACCACGGCCGATTGGCAAGCTGCCGCGCGTTGGACGCCGGATGCTTGCCTCTGGGGGTACGCGCCGCTCTCCGCGTGCAAGACCGCGTTCGTGCAGAACGTCAAGTTCTGCAACCTCGGCTTCTCCTACGATTTCAATCCGGGAGAGATCGGCATGCAGAACGGCCTGCTCGCGACCGGCGACGAGGTGAATATCAAGAACTGCTGGGTCGATTGGACCGGACAGACCAATGCCAAGCTCTACGACATGACGGGTAACCTCCGCGAGATCACGAAGTCCGCGACGAACACGTACCCGCTGCTCGGCGGCGCCTTCAGCACCCAGGCCGAGTCCGGCGCCCAGTCGGACTTCACCTTCTACACCGTCGATCAGAACTTCCAGTTCTTCGACACCGGCTTCCGCTGCTGCTTCGCCTCGAACCCCGGCTGA
- a CDS encoding MopE-related protein, whose amino-acid sequence MNRTLFPFRGIGRRKLGIASVLSGAALVAAASLVAPPASAQEPAACLSADPKDWPSSAKPYFMMLIDTSGSMTGTVATPDSCGFGSTRISHAKCALRKMFFAFGGQVNFGLAGFQRGTATGCVAACGSTGVGNCIWQSYPGGGNPSGGCGLEPSEDGNSNNRRGAEILVPMQRDNFYAPPLEDSNIPELLKWVDNDCSMHPTRQLSYELWPAGETPLNGILRDAYRYLSDSWARPITGVPEFQSPISLFGERGCRVINAILITDGIETCDESDDALDAAADLLAGFDRGGIHWSVKTHVIDFGTSAAANAALAAAGGTGTSTPATNETQLSQALSTIIASAIKPETCDNADNNCNGCTDEGFAHYCNRDQTCCTWATPAQRTTCLSNYQSTITTANPGGDLTKLPCTTPTQATQPANWLCYNPKESCDNLDNNCDPGPAFDGDAANTVDEGVNKCGNPAHCPKAEICNSQDDDCDGQTDEGGVCVMPCVPSPEVCDGCDNDCDGVADNGAPSAACGQPTPANCAGVLTCKAAQNVPLPGACVANGGFNACTNNPQVETCDNQDNDCDGTVDEGVPPQQCVPVGTPANLNYGANSQCKRGTQPCNGTCQGFIGPSPEICDGIDNDCDGTVDESPFGVGTPCGNNQAPCTTGLTACVNGALVCQGGVQPTPEVCDGKDNDCDGSIDETPLSDAPTGANNGCWTEPGNCCTFGNLTWCPPPGGTCTGTGTLTAPCNTGKLVCQGLQKWVCSNPKAPSPEVCDGLDNNCNGMLDDGSLPQVGTTCGSNQGECKTGTLVCTGGVLDCANDVGPVSELCDGKDNDCDGVNDNGIPSGGPCVPTYDTTLYPGDRSALPCTPGEFLCNGAAGVECLGGYAPQPEICDGIDNDCDGKVDESGPGPDGVDGSMNPQPMPVGSIGQACGVETGECKQGTYGCVNGGFVCTGEVTPVLEVCDCFDNDCDGQSDNPNNGIPLCSTGKECVKGSAGVCQCASACNPGKEYPCPPGQQCQQVTESSTGESLGFYCVSEPCADCELKTVKDANGNVLCAPANTPADANCSKPPVCVCKGQAGCKDPCDGVSCGTGQVCANYGPNAGKCVVDNCYNVPCTGCNKVCNLGSCVNNPCQPDSCPEGQICKPSADYMTFSCVSTCANVDCPAGQVCQGGTCVEACSPNCGPDQYCDLAQTPPTCVQNQCAGACASGGCCNPVTGACGNCPCEGVVCPEGQVCQNDCPPGVACSRGECVEPMGTGGAGGAGGGGTGGSAGDGGMGAAGPGAGGSAGAPDNGAWGLATGGGGCSCSAAGDSRSPAGWLALLGLPLAFLRRRRSARNVEVA is encoded by the coding sequence ATGAACAGGACCCTCTTCCCCTTCCGTGGCATCGGCCGTCGCAAGCTTGGTATCGCGTCGGTCCTTTCTGGTGCGGCCCTCGTGGCCGCCGCGTCGCTCGTGGCACCGCCCGCCTCCGCCCAGGAGCCGGCTGCGTGTCTGAGCGCGGATCCGAAGGACTGGCCTTCGTCGGCAAAACCGTACTTCATGATGCTGATCGACACCTCGGGGTCGATGACGGGCACCGTCGCGACACCGGACTCGTGTGGCTTCGGGTCGACCCGCATCAGCCACGCCAAGTGCGCCCTGCGGAAGATGTTCTTCGCGTTCGGCGGGCAGGTGAACTTCGGGCTGGCCGGGTTCCAGCGCGGCACGGCCACGGGTTGCGTCGCGGCCTGTGGCTCGACCGGCGTCGGCAACTGCATATGGCAGAGCTACCCCGGCGGAGGCAACCCCTCCGGCGGCTGCGGCCTCGAGCCGTCGGAGGACGGTAACTCCAACAATCGACGCGGCGCCGAGATCCTGGTCCCCATGCAGCGCGACAACTTCTACGCGCCGCCGCTCGAGGACTCGAACATCCCCGAGCTCCTCAAGTGGGTCGACAACGATTGCTCGATGCACCCGACGCGGCAGCTCAGCTACGAGCTCTGGCCGGCGGGTGAAACGCCGTTGAACGGCATCCTGCGCGACGCCTACCGCTACCTCTCGGATTCCTGGGCGAGACCCATCACGGGCGTCCCGGAGTTCCAGTCGCCGATCTCACTGTTCGGCGAGCGTGGCTGTCGCGTCATCAACGCGATCCTCATCACGGACGGTATCGAGACCTGCGACGAGTCTGACGACGCGCTGGACGCGGCCGCGGATCTCCTCGCTGGCTTCGACCGCGGTGGGATTCACTGGTCCGTCAAGACGCACGTCATCGACTTCGGCACCTCGGCTGCCGCCAACGCAGCGCTCGCTGCGGCGGGCGGCACCGGCACATCGACCCCGGCGACGAATGAAACGCAGCTCTCGCAAGCGCTCTCGACCATCATCGCCTCCGCCATCAAGCCCGAGACCTGCGACAACGCCGATAACAACTGCAACGGCTGCACGGACGAGGGCTTCGCCCATTACTGCAACCGGGACCAGACCTGCTGCACGTGGGCGACGCCGGCCCAGCGCACGACGTGCCTCTCGAACTACCAGAGCACGATCACCACGGCGAACCCGGGCGGCGACCTGACGAAGCTGCCCTGCACGACGCCCACGCAGGCGACCCAGCCGGCCAACTGGCTCTGCTACAACCCCAAGGAGAGCTGCGACAACCTCGACAACAACTGCGATCCGGGGCCCGCGTTCGACGGCGACGCGGCGAACACGGTCGACGAAGGCGTGAATAAATGCGGCAACCCCGCGCATTGCCCCAAGGCGGAGATCTGCAACAGCCAGGATGACGACTGCGACGGGCAAACCGACGAGGGCGGCGTGTGCGTCATGCCGTGCGTCCCGTCGCCCGAAGTCTGCGACGGGTGTGACAACGACTGCGACGGCGTCGCGGACAATGGCGCGCCGAGCGCGGCCTGTGGCCAGCCGACCCCGGCGAACTGCGCCGGCGTACTGACGTGCAAGGCGGCGCAGAACGTGCCGCTCCCCGGCGCTTGCGTGGCGAACGGCGGGTTCAACGCCTGCACGAACAACCCGCAGGTCGAGACCTGCGACAACCAGGACAACGACTGTGACGGCACCGTCGACGAGGGCGTGCCGCCCCAGCAGTGCGTGCCCGTCGGCACGCCGGCGAACCTGAACTACGGCGCGAACAGCCAGTGCAAGCGGGGCACGCAGCCCTGCAATGGCACGTGCCAGGGATTCATCGGGCCGAGCCCGGAGATCTGCGACGGCATCGACAACGATTGCGACGGCACGGTCGACGAGAGCCCCTTCGGCGTCGGGACGCCTTGCGGCAACAACCAGGCGCCGTGCACGACGGGCCTCACGGCCTGCGTCAACGGCGCGCTCGTCTGCCAGGGCGGCGTGCAGCCCACGCCCGAGGTCTGCGACGGCAAGGACAATGATTGCGACGGCTCGATCGACGAGACGCCGCTCTCGGACGCGCCGACCGGCGCCAACAACGGCTGCTGGACCGAGCCGGGCAACTGCTGCACGTTCGGCAATCTCACGTGGTGCCCGCCTCCTGGCGGGACCTGCACGGGCACGGGCACGCTCACGGCGCCGTGCAACACCGGCAAGCTCGTCTGCCAGGGCCTGCAGAAGTGGGTCTGCTCGAACCCGAAGGCCCCGAGCCCGGAGGTCTGCGACGGGCTCGACAACAACTGCAATGGCATGCTCGATGACGGCAGTCTCCCGCAGGTCGGTACGACGTGCGGCTCCAATCAGGGTGAGTGCAAGACGGGCACACTCGTCTGCACGGGGGGCGTGCTCGATTGCGCGAACGACGTCGGTCCGGTGTCCGAGCTCTGCGACGGCAAGGACAACGATTGCGACGGCGTGAACGACAACGGCATCCCCTCCGGCGGACCGTGCGTTCCGACGTACGACACGACGCTCTATCCGGGCGATCGCAGCGCCTTGCCGTGCACGCCGGGTGAGTTCCTCTGCAATGGCGCGGCCGGCGTGGAGTGCCTCGGCGGCTACGCGCCGCAGCCCGAGATTTGCGACGGCATCGACAACGACTGCGACGGCAAGGTCGACGAGAGCGGCCCTGGGCCGGACGGCGTCGACGGCTCGATGAACCCGCAGCCCATGCCTGTCGGCAGCATCGGTCAGGCCTGCGGCGTGGAGACAGGCGAGTGCAAGCAGGGCACGTACGGCTGCGTGAACGGCGGGTTCGTCTGCACGGGCGAGGTCACGCCGGTCCTCGAGGTCTGCGATTGCTTCGACAACGACTGCGACGGCCAGAGCGACAACCCCAACAACGGCATCCCGCTGTGCAGCACCGGCAAGGAGTGCGTGAAGGGGAGCGCGGGCGTGTGTCAGTGCGCGAGCGCGTGCAATCCCGGCAAGGAATATCCGTGCCCGCCCGGCCAGCAATGCCAGCAGGTGACGGAGAGCTCGACGGGTGAGAGCCTCGGCTTCTACTGCGTGTCGGAGCCCTGCGCGGATTGCGAGCTGAAGACGGTCAAGGACGCGAACGGGAACGTGCTCTGTGCGCCCGCCAATACGCCGGCCGACGCCAATTGCAGCAAGCCGCCCGTGTGCGTCTGCAAGGGCCAGGCGGGCTGCAAGGATCCGTGCGACGGCGTGAGCTGCGGCACCGGCCAGGTCTGCGCCAACTACGGGCCGAACGCCGGCAAGTGCGTGGTGGACAACTGCTACAACGTGCCTTGCACCGGCTGCAACAAGGTCTGCAACCTCGGCTCGTGCGTGAACAACCCGTGCCAGCCGGATAGCTGCCCGGAGGGTCAGATCTGCAAGCCGAGCGCCGATTACATGACGTTCTCGTGCGTCTCGACGTGCGCGAACGTGGATTGCCCGGCGGGCCAGGTCTGCCAGGGCGGCACGTGCGTCGAGGCCTGCAGCCCGAATTGCGGCCCCGATCAATATTGCGACCTCGCCCAGACCCCGCCGACGTGCGTCCAGAACCAGTGCGCCGGCGCCTGCGCGAGCGGCGGCTGCTGCAATCCGGTGACGGGCGCCTGCGGCAATTGCCCCTGCGAAGGTGTGGTTTGCCCCGAGGGGCAGGTTTGTCAAAACGATTGCCCGCCGGGCGTCGCTTGCAGCCGCGGTGAATGCGTCGAGCCCATGGGTACGGGCGGCGCAGGCGGCGCGGGTGGCGGTGGCACGGGCGGCTCGGCTGGCGACGGCGGCATGGGCGCCGCGGGTCCCGGCGCGGGCGGATCGGCCGGCGCGCCCGACAACGGCGCGTGGGGCCTCGCGACGGGCGGCGGCGGTTGCTCTTGCTCCGCGGCGGGCGATTCTCGGTCGCCGGCTGGCTGGCTCGCGCTCCTCGGTTTGCCCTTGGCCTTCCTTCGCCGCCGTCGTTCGGCGCGCAACGTGGAGGTTGCGTGA
- a CDS encoding response regulator transcription factor: MNRVGQGGARRTVLVVEDDDSIAMGLEMNLSAEGYRVLLATDGESGLSLARGGGIDLLILDVMLPKLNGFELLRMLRAERYTMPVIMLSARGAEMDKVMGLELGAEDYITKPFGLAELLARVKAVLRRDAIARGDDANTIRAADLEIHPSTREVRRGGKLVELTATEFDILFCLVSAGGRVLSREQLQAKVWGPSHHGTPRTVDNFILQLRAKLEDDTANPRHLVTVRGVGYRFVV; encoded by the coding sequence ATGAACCGGGTCGGACAGGGCGGCGCGCGGCGCACGGTCCTCGTCGTGGAAGACGACGACAGCATCGCGATGGGGCTCGAGATGAACCTATCGGCAGAGGGGTACCGTGTGCTCCTCGCGACCGACGGGGAGAGCGGGCTGTCGCTCGCACGCGGAGGCGGGATCGACCTCTTGATCCTGGACGTGATGCTGCCGAAGCTAAACGGCTTCGAGCTTCTGCGGATGCTGCGCGCCGAGCGGTACACGATGCCGGTGATCATGCTGAGCGCGCGCGGCGCCGAGATGGACAAAGTGATGGGGCTCGAACTCGGCGCCGAGGACTACATCACGAAGCCCTTCGGGCTGGCGGAGCTCTTGGCCCGGGTAAAGGCGGTGCTCCGGCGCGACGCAATCGCGCGAGGGGACGACGCGAACACAATCCGGGCAGCAGACCTCGAGATCCATCCGTCGACGCGGGAGGTGCGGCGCGGAGGGAAGCTCGTGGAGCTGACGGCGACGGAGTTCGACATCCTGTTTTGCCTGGTCAGCGCAGGCGGGCGCGTGCTGTCGCGGGAACAGCTCCAGGCGAAGGTGTGGGGTCCGAGCCACCACGGGACGCCGCGCACCGTGGACAACTTCATCCTGCAGCTACGGGCGAAGCTGGAGGACGACACGGCGAACCCGCGGCACCTCGTGACGGTGCGGGGCGTGGGGTATCGGTTCGTGGTCTGA
- a CDS encoding DUF3293 domain-containing protein has product MDQALLRSYLATIYEFPGPHGAPLRASLDGEIVQDHSALPELLNRRFAVLTAYNPRSMLLPRKVNEQRHHVLRDLLILGCYRVEPCVGSEAEPEGVWREPAWLVYGMERDEAIAFGRVYRQNTIVYAENGRPEIIVTDPTADDVGRTFHGNWRIRS; this is encoded by the coding sequence ATGGACCAAGCGCTCCTCCGTTCGTACCTCGCGACGATCTACGAGTTCCCCGGCCCGCACGGCGCGCCGCTGCGCGCCTCGCTCGACGGCGAGATCGTCCAGGATCACTCGGCGTTGCCCGAGCTCCTGAACCGGCGTTTCGCCGTGCTCACGGCCTACAACCCGCGTTCGATGCTCCTGCCACGCAAGGTGAACGAGCAGCGCCACCACGTGCTCCGGGACCTGCTCATCCTCGGCTGTTACCGCGTCGAGCCCTGCGTCGGCTCCGAGGCGGAGCCGGAAGGCGTGTGGCGCGAGCCTGCGTGGCTCGTCTACGGCATGGAGCGCGACGAGGCCATCGCATTTGGCCGTGTCTACCGGCAAAATACGATCGTCTACGCGGAGAACGGTCGCCCCGAGATCATCGTGACCGACCCGACGGCCGACGACGTGGGACGTACCTTCCACGGCAACTGGCGGATACGCTCGTGA